AGCAACGAGTGTGGGAGCGTCAACAGGTAAATTTACCCTGAGTATGAAGGTACACGATAATCCAATTGTTAGTTCAGGAAAAGTAACGATGGATTTTACGTTGGACGCTTCGGCTGATGCGATTGTAGATTCGAATGGACTCATTGAAGTTAGTATTCCAAAAGAGATATATTCTACAGGAAATTTGACAGATTTGAATAGTGATAGTTTCACGTATGATCATACAGATAAGACGACAGATCCAGATCGAATTCTTGTCTATGTAAAACCCGATGCGAGTTTCAATGTAGGGCAAGCATGGTCGGCTTCTTTTTCGATTTCTTTCCAAGCGGTATTAATGCGTGCGAACACGACGGTTGCTGCGGATCAAATTTTTAAGGCTTCTTACGCAGGACAAGATGTTTCGCAAACGTTGCAAATACAGCCACAACAAAACGGAACGCCGACGCTTTTCGAGAAATGGTGGCACTCTAGTGTAGATTCGGATGGGATCTGTTTGCTTAACCCTGTTGAATCGCAATACAATACGTTCCAATTAGCGCTAAACATATATAAAGACGTAGAAATAAATAATGTCACGATTGTAGATGAAATGCCTGATGGTCTGGAAGTAGATCCTAATCCAGCTTTGACGACAGGTGTAGATGCGACGGATAAAATATCGGTGGATGGTATTCGGATTATTAAATATGATGCTAATGGAGACCGGACCTATGTGACATCGCAATATGCCAGTGATATTAAGTTTGATGCGAAAACACAAAAGCTGACGGTGCATTTTGATCATATTGCGAAAGATGAAATGCTGCTTATTGAATATAAAGTTAGCGTGGCACATGTGTATGATACGTATGTTAATACAGCGACAATGACGAGTGATGAATATACGAAAACGAGTAGCGATACACTACGAATTGACGGTAATGCCAATTTTAATAAAGTTTTAAAAAAGACAGTAGACAAAAATATAATCACGACCAATGATAAAAATTTACAATATTCTTTGACGCTAAATGCAATTACAGGAACGATTAAGGCAGGACAAACGTTTAGCGATACATTAGATAGTAGATTAAGTTATAAAAATGCGGTGGATGATGCGGATGGTACGTTCGATATTCAAGAAAAAAATAACGTACTGACCATCACGGTGAATAAAGATATTCCAATTGGAGAAGGTAGAACGGTTGTATTTAATGTGGACCCGACAGGACTTGCGATTGGAGATACTGTTCCAAATACGTCCTCCATCAGTCTACATGGGGAAAATTATGATTCCAATATTGTGAATACGAAAAAAATTAGCGGAGAAGTGGTTCTGAATAAAGTAGATAAAGCTGATCCGACGAAAGTACTGGAAGGAGCCAAGTTCAAACTTCTAGATAGTACTGGAAAAACGTTATACACGGGAGCGACAAATACAGCTGGGAAATTAGCTTTACACGGCATGGCTCCAGGCAGTTATCAATTAGTGGAGACACAAGCGCCAGATGGTTACCAATTGGATGCGACACCGATTCCATTTTCAGTGGCAGCAAATACGTATCAAACGATTGCTTTAACGGCCGCAAATGAGAAGTTAATACGCGGAACGCTTGTGATTCATAAAGTGGATGCGGAAACAGGATCAAAACTTGCAGGTGCTTCTTTTGAATTGGTGTCGAAGGATGATCCAAGCAATATTAAAAAGGGCACAACGGATGAGGATGGTAATCTTACTTTTGGCAGCCTGATTCCTGGGAAATATACGTTAACCGAAACAATCGCGCCAACAGGATATTTACTTTCGAATGTGACCAAAGATGTGGAAATTTCAGCGACGGAAAGTAAAGAGATTCAGTTAACAATCACAAACAAAGCCTCAACAGGTGGCGTGGTTTTAACAAAGCGTGATAAGGATACGAATGAAGTATTGCAAGGTGCTACGTTCACATTGCAAAGCTCGGACGGCCTTGTTATAAAAACAGGATTAACAACAGATGAGTTAGGTCAAATTACAGTGACAAACTTATTACCAGGTGAATACCAATTCATTGAAACGTCCGCGCCAGATGGGTATGTACTTGATAGTGATCCTATATCATTCCAAATTATGTTTGGAGACGAGGCAAATGTACAGGTAGAGAAATTAAATCAGAAGAAAGCAAAAATAATTATTGTACCGCCAACACCACCTGTAGATCCAGTAGATCCACCGGTGATACCACCAGTAAATCCGCCAGCAGATGCAGG
The sequence above is drawn from the Listeria weihenstephanensis genome and encodes:
- a CDS encoding MSCRAMM family protein, whose product is MKKFVYVLAIILMVSGVFMGMITKADTAKPQTKATSVGASTGKFTLSMKVHDNPIVSSGKVTMDFTLDASADAIVDSNGLIEVSIPKEIYSTGNLTDLNSDSFTYDHTDKTTDPDRILVYVKPDASFNVGQAWSASFSISFQAVLMRANTTVAADQIFKASYAGQDVSQTLQIQPQQNGTPTLFEKWWHSSVDSDGICLLNPVESQYNTFQLALNIYKDVEINNVTIVDEMPDGLEVDPNPALTTGVDATDKISVDGIRIIKYDANGDRTYVTSQYASDIKFDAKTQKLTVHFDHIAKDEMLLIEYKVSVAHVYDTYVNTATMTSDEYTKTSSDTLRIDGNANFNKVLKKTVDKNIITTNDKNLQYSLTLNAITGTIKAGQTFSDTLDSRLSYKNAVDDADGTFDIQEKNNVLTITVNKDIPIGEGRTVVFNVDPTGLAIGDTVPNTSSISLHGENYDSNIVNTKKISGEVVLNKVDKADPTKVLEGAKFKLLDSTGKTLYTGATNTAGKLALHGMAPGSYQLVETQAPDGYQLDATPIPFSVAANTYQTIALTAANEKLIRGTLVIHKVDAETGSKLAGASFELVSKDDPSNIKKGTTDEDGNLTFGSLIPGKYTLTETIAPTGYLLSNVTKDVEISATESKEIQLTITNKASTGGVVLTKRDKDTNEVLQGATFTLQSSDGLVIKTGLTTDELGQITVTNLLPGEYQFIETSAPDGYVLDSDPISFQIMFGDEANVQVEKLNQKKAKIIIVPPTPPVDPVDPPVIPPVNPPADAGNTPKSPTNGNEPKTSINVPIAPTKNDVPKEVAPTKVVSQQTLPHTGDSTSENIVLVASGLLLCLYAFRKKR